The following coding sequences lie in one Steroidobacter denitrificans genomic window:
- a CDS encoding ABC transporter ATP-binding protein gives MASNARPQPVLPPWSDPQSEPYVRIEHVTKKFGEFPAVNDVSLKIYKKELFCLLGGSGSGKTTLLRMLAGFEEPTSGRIFIDGVDMTGVPPYERPVNMMFQSYALFPHMSVEQNVAFGLKQDRIPKAQITERVADMLNLVKLSQFARRKPHQLSGGQRQRVALARSLVKRPKLLLLDEPLGALDKKLREHTQFELVNLQEKLGVTFVVVTHDQEEAMTLSTRIGVMNQGEIVQVGSPKDIYEYPNSKFVAEFVGNVNMFQGRLIEDEPDHVRIDSPEIGATIYVDHGVSSAPDAVVWAAIRPEKMLIGIEKPVQQDNVARGVVKEIAYLGDMSVYLVQLDSGKIVRVTQPNVYRHADDLVTWDQTVYLSWHASSAVVLGK, from the coding sequence ATGGCGAGCAATGCGCGCCCTCAGCCGGTGCTTCCTCCCTGGAGCGATCCCCAGTCGGAACCTTACGTGCGTATCGAGCACGTCACAAAAAAATTCGGTGAATTTCCGGCCGTCAATGATGTTTCACTGAAAATCTACAAGAAGGAATTGTTTTGCCTGCTGGGCGGTTCGGGCTCCGGCAAGACCACTCTGCTGCGTATGCTGGCGGGATTCGAGGAACCGACCAGCGGCAGAATCTTCATCGATGGAGTCGACATGACCGGCGTGCCGCCGTATGAGCGGCCGGTGAACATGATGTTCCAGTCCTATGCGCTGTTTCCTCATATGAGTGTGGAACAGAACGTGGCATTCGGACTGAAGCAGGACCGGATTCCCAAGGCGCAGATCACCGAGCGGGTGGCCGACATGCTGAACCTGGTGAAGCTCTCGCAGTTCGCCCGGCGCAAGCCGCACCAGCTTTCGGGCGGGCAGCGCCAGCGCGTCGCTCTGGCGCGCTCCCTGGTGAAGCGGCCCAAGCTGCTGCTGCTGGATGAGCCGCTGGGGGCGCTGGACAAGAAGCTGCGCGAACACACCCAATTCGAACTGGTGAACCTGCAGGAAAAGCTAGGTGTCACTTTCGTGGTCGTGACCCATGATCAGGAAGAGGCGATGACCTTATCGACGCGTATCGGCGTGATGAATCAGGGGGAGATCGTCCAGGTCGGCAGTCCCAAGGACATCTACGAATATCCCAATAGCAAATTCGTCGCGGAGTTCGTCGGCAACGTCAATATGTTTCAGGGCCGGCTGATCGAGGATGAGCCGGATCATGTGCGAATCGACAGTCCTGAAATCGGCGCTACGATCTACGTCGATCATGGCGTCAGCTCGGCGCCGGATGCCGTGGTATGGGCGGCGATCCGGCCCGAGAAAATGCTCATCGGTATCGAAAAGCCCGTGCAGCAGGACAATGTCGCCCGCGGCGTGGTCAAGGAGATCGCCTATCTCGGCGACATGTCCGTGTATCTGGTGCAGTTGGATTCCGGGAAGATCGTGCGCGTGACCCAGCCGAACGTGTATCGGCATGCGGACGATCTGGTGACCTGGGATCAGACCGTGTACCTGTCCTGGCACGCCTCCAGCGCCGTGGTGCTGGGCAAGTGA
- a CDS encoding ABC transporter permease subunit, whose translation MRDLPACRWVRTRLLHQGTGGRTAVIAVPYLWLLLFFIVPFVIVLKIAFSETQIALPPYQPLLYWTRDRVLEIKLNIGNFLFLLEDDLYWKAYLNSIKVAAVSTLLCLLLGYPMAYAIARARATWRIILLMMVVLPFWTSFLLRVYAWIGILKNNGLINNFLMWMGVIDQPIVMLQTDFAIYVGIVYSYLPFMVLPLYAVLEKMDLTLLEAAADLGSRPFRSFLTITLPLSMPGVVAGSMLVFIPAVGEFVIPALLGGPDTLMIGKVLWTEFFSNRDWPVASAVAIALLALLVVPIAFLQRSQRAQEGRF comes from the coding sequence GTGCGAGATCTGCCGGCCTGCCGCTGGGTGCGCACGCGCCTTTTGCACCAGGGAACAGGGGGCCGTACCGCGGTGATCGCCGTGCCGTACCTGTGGCTGCTGCTGTTCTTTATCGTGCCCTTCGTCATCGTTCTGAAGATCGCATTCTCCGAAACGCAGATTGCCCTGCCGCCTTATCAGCCGCTGCTGTACTGGACCCGGGACCGGGTGCTGGAGATCAAGCTCAATATAGGCAACTTCCTGTTCCTGCTGGAAGACGATCTGTACTGGAAAGCCTACCTGAATTCGATCAAGGTCGCGGCCGTGTCGACGCTGTTGTGCCTGTTGCTGGGTTATCCGATGGCTTACGCGATTGCACGGGCCCGCGCCACCTGGCGCATCATTTTGTTGATGATGGTGGTGCTGCCCTTTTGGACCTCGTTCCTGCTGCGGGTATATGCCTGGATCGGTATCCTCAAGAACAATGGGTTGATCAATAATTTTCTGATGTGGATGGGCGTCATCGATCAGCCTATCGTGATGCTGCAAACAGACTTTGCGATCTATGTCGGCATCGTCTATTCCTATCTACCGTTCATGGTCCTGCCGCTGTATGCAGTCCTGGAGAAAATGGATCTGACCTTGCTCGAGGCGGCGGCGGACCTGGGCAGTCGTCCATTTCGCTCCTTTTTGACGATCACTCTGCCATTGTCCATGCCCGGTGTCGTGGCCGGCTCCATGCTGGTGTTCATTCCCGCGGTCGGTGAATTCGTAATTCCCGCCTTGCTGGGCGGCCCGGATACGCTGATGATCGGCAAGGTCTTGTGGACTGAATTCTTCAGCAATCGTGACTGGCCGGTCGCCAGCGCCGTGGCGATCGCATTGCTGGCGCTGCTGGTCGTGCCGATCGCGTTTCTGCAGCGATCACAAAGGGCACAGGAAGGCAGGTTCTAG
- a CDS encoding ABC transporter permease subunit — MSPRLPFFRLSALVFGFAFLYIPILSLIVYSFNKSRLVTVWGGFSTEWYVRLFSNEQILNAVWLSLKIAAVNATGAVILGTLAGLALTRMGGFRGRTLLSGMTTAPLVMPDVITGLSLLLLFVAMEQLLGWPQGRGVTTITIAHMTLTLAYVTVIVQSRLSTLDDSLEEAAMDLGARPATIFFVITLPIIAPALLAGWLLAFTISLDDLVIASFVSGPGSSTLPMVIFSKVRLGVSPDINALATIMVALVTLGVVIAGILMARREARRQRDIQMAAG; from the coding sequence ATGTCGCCGCGCCTTCCTTTTTTTCGCCTGAGCGCCCTGGTCTTCGGTTTCGCGTTTCTGTACATCCCGATCCTGTCTTTGATCGTATATTCGTTCAACAAGTCGCGGCTGGTGACTGTCTGGGGCGGATTCTCCACCGAATGGTACGTACGGCTGTTCAGCAACGAGCAGATTCTGAACGCCGTCTGGCTGTCCTTGAAGATTGCGGCCGTCAATGCCACGGGAGCGGTCATCCTCGGAACGCTGGCCGGATTGGCCTTGACCCGTATGGGCGGGTTCAGGGGCCGGACCTTGTTGTCGGGTATGACGACGGCACCGCTGGTGATGCCGGATGTGATCACGGGCTTGTCCTTGTTGCTGCTGTTCGTCGCCATGGAGCAGCTGCTGGGCTGGCCGCAGGGTCGAGGTGTCACGACGATCACGATCGCACACATGACCTTGACGCTGGCCTATGTCACGGTCATCGTGCAGTCGCGTCTGTCGACCCTGGATGATTCACTGGAAGAGGCGGCCATGGATCTCGGTGCGCGCCCAGCCACGATTTTTTTCGTGATCACCCTGCCGATCATTGCGCCTGCGCTCCTGGCGGGCTGGCTGCTGGCGTTCACGATTTCGCTGGACGACCTGGTGATCGCCAGTTTCGTTTCCGGCCCGGGTTCGAGTACCCTGCCGATGGTGATTTTCTCGAAGGTGCGCCTGGGTGTGAGTCCGGATATCAACGCGCTGGCGACCATCATGGTGGCGTTGGTGACCCTCGGTGTCGTCATTGCCGGTATCCTGATGGCTCGCCGGGAGGCGCGGCGTCAGCGCGACATCCAAATGGCAGCCGGCTAG
- a CDS encoding trans-sulfuration enzyme family protein has product MKNSTRLNHPPIVAVATDNRPLVAPIYQSVKFTFDDVVQTQRHSRGEREGFAYSRVSNPTLQQLELTLAQLQGRDACLLTASGVAAVNLAMLSLCKQGDHVVSFAELYQPTRYMIRRLLGRYGVSHTILSLEDIEGIEQLLASTPTRLVMFESPSNPVLKIADIGRITAAARAHGALTVMDNTFAGFHNHGQFDIDVYVHSLTKYAGGHGDVMGGAVIARQELIDAMRTDFIVMGATLDPHAAFLIQRGMKTYALRYERQCDNASKVARWLASQPGVARVRYPGLAAHPQYALARAQMHDFGTVVTVDLEGGETAVNRFSEALRLFTISASLGSTESLVQPGRLMWPSDLDAIQRQWAEITAATMRLSIGIEDVEDLLEDMRQALHQAGRAAPV; this is encoded by the coding sequence ATGAAGAATTCGACTCGCTTGAATCATCCGCCGATCGTTGCCGTGGCGACGGACAATCGGCCGCTGGTGGCGCCGATCTACCAGTCCGTCAAGTTCACATTCGATGATGTCGTTCAGACGCAGCGCCACTCGCGCGGCGAGCGTGAAGGGTTCGCCTATTCGCGGGTATCGAATCCGACCTTGCAGCAACTGGAACTGACCCTGGCACAGTTGCAGGGTCGTGACGCCTGTCTGTTGACCGCATCGGGGGTTGCGGCAGTCAACCTTGCCATGTTGTCTCTATGCAAGCAGGGCGATCATGTAGTGTCGTTCGCCGAACTCTACCAGCCGACACGCTACATGATCCGGCGCCTGCTGGGACGCTATGGCGTATCCCACACGATTCTGTCGCTGGAGGATATCGAGGGTATCGAGCAACTGCTGGCGTCCACGCCGACTCGGCTGGTGATGTTCGAATCGCCGAGCAATCCGGTCCTGAAGATTGCGGATATCGGGCGTATCACGGCCGCGGCCCGTGCTCACGGCGCGCTCACGGTCATGGATAATACGTTCGCAGGATTCCATAACCACGGGCAGTTCGATATCGACGTGTATGTGCACAGTCTCACCAAATATGCGGGGGGACACGGCGATGTCATGGGCGGCGCGGTGATCGCCCGGCAGGAACTCATCGACGCCATGCGCACGGATTTCATCGTCATGGGTGCGACGCTGGATCCGCATGCGGCCTTCCTGATCCAACGAGGAATGAAGACCTATGCGCTGCGTTACGAGCGGCAATGCGACAATGCCTCGAAGGTGGCGCGTTGGCTGGCGTCGCAACCCGGCGTGGCGCGTGTGCGTTATCCGGGTCTTGCCGCACATCCGCAATATGCGCTTGCACGGGCGCAGATGCATGATTTCGGGACCGTCGTGACCGTGGATTTGGAGGGCGGTGAGACGGCTGTGAACCGCTTCTCGGAGGCCTTGCGCCTGTTCACGATCTCGGCCAGTCTGGGTTCGACCGAATCGCTGGTGCAGCCCGGCCGGTTGATGTGGCCGTCGGATCTGGATGCGATACAGCGCCAATGGGCCGAAATCACGGCGGCGACGATGCGTTTGTCCATCGGCATCGAAGATGTCGAAGATCTGCTCGAGGATATGCGGCAGGCGCTGCATCAGGCCGGGCGGGCAGCGCCTGTATAG
- the aceK gene encoding bifunctional isocitrate dehydrogenase kinase/phosphatase, with protein sequence MSSIIESSSLPLPPGNSPRDLLVEQCASALARAFADYNTEYRAITRRAPHRFEERDWRGSQRDAVERIELYEKCVNRAVAQMRNRLGEDVNERAVWSSIKRRFTMLIETLPDREFDKTFFNSVTRRTFGTVGVDAAVEFVALDFDPIAAITAQIQTSVYVNRGSLELLFEDVLTEYRFRTPYVDFERSIQIITNEVRAQLERDATASQPPLQVTQIEFIRTVFFQMTRAYVVGRISGPGWMRPFVLALKNSDSGIVIDAVMMDEDTVSILFSFTRSYFHADLTHVGQAVVFLKSILPLKAVSELYTVLGRAKQGKTERYRELFRHLQQSEDQFIHAPGERGLVMICFTLPSYDVVFKIIRDRFAYPKNVLREEVLQKYELVFKHDRAGRLVDAQEFKRLKFPVARFSAAVLEELNNEAANTVHFEGDELVIGHMYIERRMTPLNLYLRDASPRDAELAVLDYGQCIRDLAVTNIFAGDLLLKNFGVTRHGRVIFYDYDELCAVSDCRFREVPQARHEEDEMRAEAWFHVNENDVFPETFINFLGFDERLKTVFLEVHGEVMTAQWWREIQQRLQEGDVLEVLPYHRHRVHVFGSF encoded by the coding sequence ATGTCGTCCATAATCGAATCCTCCAGCCTTCCCCTGCCGCCGGGCAACTCTCCGCGAGACCTCCTGGTGGAGCAATGCGCCTCGGCCCTGGCCCGGGCGTTCGCCGACTACAATACCGAATACCGCGCAATCACCCGGCGTGCGCCCCACCGATTCGAGGAGCGCGACTGGCGCGGCAGCCAGCGTGATGCAGTGGAGCGCATCGAACTGTACGAGAAATGCGTCAATCGCGCCGTCGCCCAGATGCGCAACCGGCTTGGCGAGGACGTGAACGAGCGCGCAGTATGGAGCAGTATCAAGCGCCGCTTCACCATGCTCATCGAAACCCTGCCCGACCGCGAATTCGACAAGACTTTCTTCAACTCCGTCACGCGCAGAACCTTCGGCACGGTCGGCGTCGACGCTGCCGTCGAGTTCGTTGCCCTGGATTTCGACCCCATAGCGGCGATCACCGCACAAATTCAGACCTCCGTATATGTGAATCGCGGCTCCCTGGAGCTGTTGTTCGAGGATGTACTGACCGAGTATCGATTCCGTACTCCTTATGTGGATTTCGAACGCAGCATCCAGATCATCACGAACGAAGTACGCGCACAGCTCGAACGGGATGCCACCGCCTCGCAGCCGCCGCTGCAGGTCACGCAGATCGAATTCATTCGCACGGTGTTCTTTCAGATGACCCGCGCCTATGTCGTCGGCCGCATCAGCGGTCCTGGCTGGATGCGCCCGTTCGTGCTGGCCCTGAAAAACTCCGACAGTGGCATCGTCATCGATGCCGTCATGATGGATGAGGACACCGTCAGTATCCTGTTCAGCTTCACCCGCTCCTACTTCCATGCGGATCTGACCCATGTGGGGCAGGCGGTCGTATTTCTGAAAAGCATCCTGCCGCTCAAGGCCGTCAGCGAGCTTTATACCGTCCTAGGTCGAGCCAAACAGGGCAAGACCGAACGCTATCGAGAACTGTTCCGGCATCTGCAACAAAGTGAAGATCAGTTCATACATGCGCCGGGGGAGCGGGGTTTGGTGATGATCTGCTTTACGCTGCCCTCCTACGATGTGGTCTTCAAGATCATTCGCGACCGCTTCGCCTATCCCAAGAACGTCCTGAGGGAGGAGGTCCTGCAGAAATACGAATTGGTGTTCAAACATGACCGGGCCGGGCGATTGGTCGATGCCCAGGAGTTCAAGCGCCTGAAGTTTCCCGTGGCCCGCTTTTCCGCAGCCGTGCTGGAGGAATTGAATAACGAAGCGGCCAATACGGTTCATTTCGAGGGAGACGAACTGGTCATCGGCCATATGTATATCGAGCGCCGCATGACTCCGCTCAACCTGTATCTTCGTGACGCCTCACCGCGAGACGCCGAACTGGCGGTGCTCGATTACGGCCAATGCATACGCGACCTGGCCGTCACCAACATTTTTGCCGGGGATCTGCTGCTCAAGAATTTCGGCGTGACGCGCCACGGACGTGTGATTTTTTATGACTACGACGAACTCTGCGCGGTCTCCGACTGCCGCTTCCGGGAGGTGCCGCAAGCCCGCCATGAGGAGGACGAGATGCGCGCGGAGGCCTGGTTTCACGTCAATGAGAATGACGTATTCCCGGAGACATTCATCAACTTCCTGGGCTTCGACGAGCGCCTGAAAACGGTCTTCCTCGAGGTGCACGGCGAGGTCATGACGGCGCAGTGGTGGCGTGAGATTCAGCAACGTCTGCAGGAAGGCGACGTACTGGAGGTGCTACCCTATCATCGGCATCGGGTACACGTGTTCGGCAGCTTCTGA
- the icd gene encoding NADP-dependent isocitrate dehydrogenase, whose protein sequence is MSAPKLNVPAQGQKITIQNGKLTVPDQPIVPFIEGDGTGPDIWRASVRVLDAAVRKAYGDKRKIQWMEVYAGQKSNDLFNTWLPDETVAACREYLVSIKGPLTTPIGGGIRSLNVALRQMLDLYVCLRPVRWFKGVPSPVKAPEKVDMAIFRENTEDIYAGIEFEAGSPENKKFLELFKQTFPKQYAKIRFPDTSGIGIKAVSQEGTARLFRAAIEYAIANQRKSVTIVHKGNIMKFTEGGFRNWSYELAEKEFADQTYTWDQWERTKAAKGEKAANEEQDAAVKAGKIIIKDAIADITLQQILTRPEEFDVIATMNLNGDYLSDALAAQVGGIGIAPGGNVNYVTGHAVFEATHGTAPKYANMDKVNPGSVILSGEMMLRYMGWVEAADAIITAMDRTIAQKTVTYDFARLMEGAKEVKCSEFGDALIRNL, encoded by the coding sequence ATGTCGGCGCCCAAACTCAACGTGCCTGCACAAGGCCAGAAAATCACGATTCAAAACGGCAAGCTGACCGTTCCCGACCAACCCATCGTCCCCTTCATCGAAGGCGACGGCACCGGCCCGGACATATGGCGTGCGTCGGTACGCGTGCTCGATGCGGCTGTCCGGAAAGCCTATGGTGACAAGCGCAAGATCCAGTGGATGGAAGTCTATGCAGGCCAGAAGTCCAACGATCTGTTCAATACCTGGCTGCCCGACGAAACCGTCGCCGCCTGCCGCGAATACCTGGTGTCGATCAAGGGCCCCCTGACGACGCCGATCGGCGGAGGCATCCGTTCCTTGAATGTCGCATTGCGCCAGATGCTCGACCTGTATGTCTGTCTGCGCCCGGTACGCTGGTTCAAAGGCGTACCTTCTCCCGTCAAGGCGCCCGAGAAAGTGGACATGGCGATCTTCCGCGAGAACACCGAAGACATCTATGCCGGCATCGAATTCGAGGCCGGTTCACCGGAGAACAAGAAGTTCCTGGAACTTTTCAAACAAACCTTCCCGAAACAGTACGCCAAGATCCGCTTCCCGGATACCTCCGGTATCGGCATCAAGGCAGTCTCCCAGGAAGGCACGGCGCGCCTGTTCCGCGCCGCCATCGAGTACGCGATCGCCAACCAGCGCAAGAGCGTGACGATCGTGCACAAGGGCAATATCATGAAGTTCACGGAAGGCGGCTTTCGCAATTGGTCGTACGAACTGGCGGAGAAGGAATTCGCCGACCAGACCTACACCTGGGATCAATGGGAGCGCACCAAGGCCGCCAAGGGCGAAAAGGCCGCGAATGAAGAACAGGATGCAGCCGTAAAAGCCGGCAAGATCATCATCAAGGATGCCATCGCGGACATTACCCTGCAGCAGATATTGACCCGTCCCGAGGAATTCGACGTCATCGCAACCATGAACCTCAACGGCGATTATCTCTCCGACGCCCTTGCGGCGCAGGTCGGCGGCATCGGCATCGCCCCGGGCGGCAATGTCAACTACGTCACCGGTCACGCGGTATTCGAGGCCACGCACGGCACGGCACCGAAGTATGCGAACATGGACAAGGTCAATCCCGGCTCAGTGATCCTGTCCGGCGAAATGATGTTGCGCTATATGGGCTGGGTCGAGGCAGCCGATGCCATCATCACCGCCATGGACAGAACCATTGCCCAGAAGACGGTGACCTATGACTTCGCCCGCCTCATGGAAGGAGCCAAGGAAGTGAAGTGCAGCGAATTCGGCGATGCGCTGATTCGCAATCTATGA
- a CDS encoding sensor histidine kinase, with product MARAIDSPRNRPVRRLAEKFARLSLRARIAGTMIVLVAVAGLVLSAFAYLADERLKRSIAWDLLSEELTHFEQRMRVDRGAEPLRSARLRIYRSTDIAELPRHIAMLRPGEMHRVRSGGRLLDVLVRDGDFGRLYITYDVTTLSRQEWIAVLILALGVATIVFLAGLAAAAISRRLVEPVTALADRLTQIDPGERHVRIGAQFAGNELAPIARSVDMFMERLDGFVEREQSFTAAASHELRTPLAVMRGAVELLEAQLAAHRPDMLKPLGRIQRAVREMSEFTDALLALSREHADIPDGTQCDLPAVLMRVVEDQRNVAPGKRIRLDLQADSNLRLAIPESMVAMTIGNLVRNAVQHGVGQEIYCRWQGRVLTVSNAGTLPPDALSATVRRFTTHPGGHGMGLYLVRRICERYGWSIRFENSPAGVTATVDFA from the coding sequence ATGGCACGGGCTATCGACTCTCCGCGGAACCGTCCCGTCCGTAGACTGGCGGAGAAATTCGCACGGCTCAGCCTGCGAGCCCGCATCGCGGGAACCATGATTGTGCTGGTGGCTGTCGCGGGACTGGTGCTCAGCGCCTTCGCCTACCTCGCCGATGAACGGCTCAAGCGCAGCATCGCCTGGGATCTACTTTCCGAGGAACTGACACATTTCGAGCAGCGCATGCGCGTGGATCGCGGCGCCGAACCGCTGCGCTCGGCGCGACTGCGGATCTACCGATCCACGGACATCGCCGAATTACCGCGTCATATCGCGATGCTGCGCCCCGGCGAGATGCACCGCGTACGCTCCGGCGGAAGACTCCTGGACGTACTCGTGCGCGATGGCGACTTCGGCCGCCTGTACATCACCTACGACGTCACCACGCTGTCGCGCCAGGAATGGATCGCCGTACTCATCCTGGCTCTGGGCGTCGCAACGATCGTCTTCCTGGCGGGGCTGGCCGCCGCGGCCATCTCCCGGCGGCTGGTCGAACCGGTCACCGCGCTGGCCGATCGGTTGACCCAGATAGACCCGGGAGAGCGGCATGTGCGTATCGGTGCGCAGTTCGCCGGCAACGAATTGGCGCCGATCGCACGCTCCGTCGACATGTTCATGGAACGACTCGACGGCTTCGTCGAACGCGAACAGTCCTTCACCGCCGCCGCCAGCCATGAACTGCGCACGCCGCTGGCGGTCATGCGCGGCGCGGTCGAACTGCTCGAGGCTCAACTCGCCGCCCATCGTCCCGACATGCTCAAGCCGCTGGGGCGCATCCAGCGAGCAGTACGTGAAATGAGCGAATTTACCGATGCGCTGCTCGCACTCTCGCGTGAGCACGCCGATATCCCGGACGGTACCCAATGCGATCTGCCTGCCGTGCTGATGCGTGTCGTGGAAGATCAACGCAACGTCGCGCCGGGAAAACGCATCAGGCTGGATCTCCAGGCGGATTCGAATCTGCGGCTCGCGATTCCTGAAAGTATGGTAGCGATGACAATCGGCAATCTGGTGCGCAACGCCGTGCAGCATGGTGTCGGCCAGGAAATATATTGCCGCTGGCAGGGACGAGTCCTGACCGTCAGCAATGCCGGAACCTTACCGCCGGATGCGCTGTCCGCCACGGTGCGCCGCTTCACCACCCACCCCGGCGGACATGGCATGGGCCTGTACCTGGTCAGACGGATCTGCGAGCGCTACGGCTGGTCCATACGCTTCGAAAACAGCCCGGCCGGGGTGACAGCCACGGTGGATTTCGCCTGA
- a CDS encoding response regulator transcription factor: MRLLLIEDHHDIAANIAESFQARGGSVVEHASDGETGLQMALGRHYDVIVLDLMLPRLDGLSLCRRLRQAGHTRVPVLMLTAKDLLADKIEGFEAGADDYLVKPFSLAELDVRIKALVRRANLPESARVLGIGDLRFDLDTLEAERGGESLKLNPTTRRLLVLLLQNANRVVTRAELERELWGDQPPQGDFLRAHMHALRAAIDKNFSVKLLHTIHGTGYRLSAEPSRP, translated from the coding sequence ATGCGCCTGCTGCTCATAGAAGACCATCACGACATCGCCGCCAACATCGCCGAATCATTTCAGGCTCGCGGCGGCAGCGTGGTCGAACACGCCAGCGACGGAGAGACCGGCCTGCAGATGGCGCTCGGGCGACACTACGACGTGATCGTTCTGGATCTGATGCTGCCGCGACTCGACGGGTTGTCGCTATGCCGCCGCCTGCGTCAGGCGGGACATACCCGGGTGCCGGTACTCATGCTGACCGCAAAGGATCTGCTCGCCGACAAGATCGAGGGTTTCGAGGCCGGCGCCGACGACTACCTGGTCAAACCCTTTTCGCTCGCCGAGCTCGATGTACGTATCAAAGCGCTGGTCCGCCGTGCCAACTTGCCGGAATCTGCGCGTGTGCTCGGCATCGGCGACCTTAGATTCGACCTGGATACTCTGGAAGCCGAACGCGGCGGAGAATCCCTGAAGCTCAATCCGACGACGCGGCGCCTGCTGGTTTTGCTGTTGCAGAATGCGAACCGGGTCGTGACCCGTGCCGAACTCGAGCGGGAACTGTGGGGCGATCAGCCTCCGCAGGGTGATTTTCTACGCGCACACATGCACGCGCTGCGTGCCGCCATCGACAAGAACTTCTCCGTCAAGCTGCTGCACACCATACATGGCACGGGCTATCGACTCTCCGCGGAACCGTCCCGTCCGTAG
- a CDS encoding DUF6165 family protein gives MNTDILVPVSPGELIDKITILQIKSDRISDPEKLANVRIELDLLEATWRNSAHAASDIDVERTALRSINEKLWDIEDRIRDKERRHSFDQEFIDLARAVYVTNDERSAVKRRININLGSRIVEEKSYTEY, from the coding sequence ATGAATACTGACATCCTGGTACCGGTTTCTCCCGGTGAACTGATCGACAAGATCACCATCCTGCAAATCAAGTCGGATCGCATCAGCGACCCGGAAAAACTCGCGAACGTGCGGATCGAACTCGACCTGCTGGAAGCGACCTGGCGTAATTCTGCCCATGCAGCGTCGGATATCGATGTTGAGCGAACGGCATTGCGCAGCATCAATGAGAAACTCTGGGACATCGAGGACCGCATCCGCGACAAGGAACGCCGGCACAGCTTCGATCAGGAGTTCATCGATCTGGCGCGCGCCGTCTACGTCACCAACGACGAACGTTCGGCTGTGAAACGCCGCATCAATATCAATCTCGGCTCCAGGATCGTCGAGGAAAAAAGCTATACAGAATACTGA
- a CDS encoding glycosyltransferase family 9 protein: protein MKSKVMPSASINPPESVCILRLSAIGDTCHVLPVVRSLQCAWPTARFTWIIGRVEAKLFGHIPDIEFIVLDKGSLLKSARNLAHAMRGRRFDVLMHMQLALRASILSTLVPARIRLGFDRARARELQWLFTTRRIHPRRRQHVLDSLFGFAEYFQVDRQLRWDIPIPDAARDYARRIIPDPAVSTLLISPCASHPLRNWRAEHYAQVADHAVATLGMQVVLCGGRSETERRMGDSILGHMRRECRNTIGQDTLLEFLATIERAAVLLTPDSGPAHMAGAVGTPVIGLYAATNPARSGPYLSRQWCVDQYDAAARKYHGKPAAKLPWTTKIERAGVMDLITPEQVIRKLHDLLESPVCRGRTDGRTDSSASVTTQSPGRPAAS, encoded by the coding sequence ATGAAGAGTAAGGTAATGCCCTCCGCATCCATCAACCCTCCGGAAAGCGTCTGCATCCTGCGGCTCTCGGCCATCGGCGATACCTGTCACGTATTGCCCGTGGTGCGCAGCCTGCAGTGCGCCTGGCCGACGGCGCGCTTCACCTGGATCATCGGACGCGTGGAAGCCAAGCTGTTCGGCCACATACCCGACATCGAGTTCATCGTGCTCGACAAGGGCAGTCTTCTGAAGTCAGCCCGCAACCTGGCGCACGCCATGCGCGGGCGCCGCTTCGACGTGCTCATGCATATGCAACTGGCCCTGCGCGCCAGCATACTCTCCACGCTGGTGCCCGCGCGCATCAGACTGGGCTTCGATCGTGCGCGCGCACGCGAACTGCAGTGGCTGTTCACGACCCGGCGCATCCATCCCAGGCGGCGGCAGCATGTCCTGGATTCCCTGTTCGGGTTCGCCGAGTATTTCCAGGTCGACAGGCAGTTGCGCTGGGATATTCCGATCCCCGACGCGGCCCGCGACTATGCCCGGCGGATCATCCCCGACCCTGCCGTATCCACCCTGCTCATCAGCCCCTGCGCCAGCCATCCGCTGCGCAATTGGCGTGCCGAACACTATGCACAAGTCGCCGATCATGCGGTGGCGACCTTGGGAATGCAGGTGGTGCTGTGCGGCGGCCGCAGCGAGACCGAGCGGCGCATGGGCGACTCGATTCTTGGACATATGCGCCGCGAATGCCGCAACACGATCGGCCAGGACACGCTTCTGGAATTCCTGGCGACGATCGAACGTGCCGCCGTATTGCTGACGCCGGACTCTGGACCGGCGCACATGGCCGGCGCGGTGGGCACCCCCGTGATCGGTCTGTATGCGGCAACCAATCCGGCGCGCAGCGGCCCCTATCTCAGCCGGCAATGGTGCGTGGACCAATACGACGCGGCCGCCCGCAAGTATCATGGCAAACCCGCCGCAAAACTGCCCTGGACCACCAAGATCGAACGTGCCGGCGTCATGGATCTGATCACGCCCGAGCAGGTCATCCGAAAGCTGCACGATCTTCTGGAAAGTCCGGTGTGCCGCGGACGGACGGACGGACGGACGGACTCCTCGGCTTCCGTGACGACGCAGTCACCAGGCCGTCCTGCGGCATCATAG